AGCCTGTTTGGAAAGATTTTTGGGTTTCAGATTTGAGAACCAAACCAACCAgtcattcaatcaatcaatcaaaccaTTTTGACGTCATCAGTTGTTCAATCTCCCTTTGGCAGTGTTGTGCttaattaatgatttaaaaacatatGTTTAATCCCCCAAAGTTAAACACATGCATAGCTTGGAACCAGAcatcttgggggggggggggggggggggggggggggggggggagttttGGACATAgactgagaaaaacaatgattaaTTTCTTATATTCTAATGATTCAAAAACTGTATAGTTTATCAACAAAGAATTTTGAAGAAAAATACTTAAAAGGAACTGGACTAATAGCAATAGTGCAGTTCATTTTCTTAAGTTAGTTGCTGCATTGTGGGAAGTTTATTAGCAGGTGTCCTAAGAACCTTTTTAATGGAGGCTTTGAGGGGAACCAGTGATTTTCTGTACCAAGACTGATATCTTGTGATGTGACCTTCAGACCAAGTCACCATAATTACCTGCAAAATATCATGTCAGGGATGATAATGTACAATGAGCCGGaaattattgcaaaatgaacccCGACTGGTTGATGTAGGACCACGGTGCAACAACGATCACTCCCTGTtgtacattatcctgcttattatgCAGCTTTGTACTAAAAAGGatcaaatgtgacaaaacaattttattgcttctgctatcagaactgcATACATAGCAATGGCCTGCTAGACTTAAGACCGCAGAATGCcgtaactgaccaatcagaatcatgTATTCAAGTTCTACAGAATGATTACTGGACATGAGCCAGAATCTGCTATAACCACCAATActgtaattaaaatattttaaaatacctGTAAGTACTTGTTGTTGCACATTTCAGTCAAGTTACTACATAATCATACCATTAGCACCACTACTACAACATAAAGCTTGTGGTGTTTGTGGAGTTCATTTCTTTCCAATCATTCAACTATGGTAAGAAAATGAATGTAAGTGGACTGTACTTGTAGTGCCTTTCTAGCCTTTGACCACTCAGTcctttaaatacatttgcagACCTGCTTGTGATAAATTCTGCAGCTGAACAATGTAGTTTTACATTGTAATATTAAGGTTTCTTTAAAAAagccataaaaataaaattaggaCTATAGTTCTATAGCTTATTGAAATAATGGAACCAAAAAAGCCAAAGACTACGTGTAGCATTAAAAGCTTAAGCCAGCTGTGGTGTAGTAAATTGGCCGACACATCCAGAGACACTGGAGCCTTTAAATCCTTCAAAATCCAAGTACGCAAACAATACATTGAAAGTTAGAAACATTTGAAGTTGCACAACTTTTAAGTTCAAGTGCTTATGTGAAAACTGCTCACGAGCAGCTGAGGTTCACACATCTGTGCCATGGGAAGTCAGACAACAGTTAACACTTTTGGGTGCCAACTTTAGAAGGAGGGCAAAATATCTACCCTTTGTGTCTTGTACATACGCAAAACTTCACTCTCTAAGCAATGAAAAAGCTCAACACTGACCATTCAATTTATCCCAACCATTTATTCTGGACAGATTATTTCAACCAAAGTAAGGTCTTACATAAAActtctggaaaacaaaaatatgaacaaaaaagtAGGATAGGTTTGTTACTCTcagatgtgaatatttcctttaatatttttctgttgattggAATGGCCTATCAGCTCATTCAGAGTTGCCATTCTGTAAACCCTCCTCTGAATGAataggagggagggagaaggaagcAAGGAACGAATGGAGGTGGGGAAGAAAGGACCTGTGGGTGCGTTTCCAGGTTTACATGGCGAAGAGGATGAGGAATGCCACCATCAGACAGAAGAGACCCATAGCCTCAGACAGGGCAAAGCCCAGGATGGCGTAAGagaagagctgctgcttcagggAGGGGTTCCTGTGAAGGAATGGCAGATATACAGTTAATTAAACATTAAGTTGACTTTTCTTCCAAAATTTTGCCATCCCAAAAGTGTCAGAATTTCATGATTAGTACAAAACCCATTTACATGAGTTTTACGCAAGACGGAGTATGAACTGTAATGTGCATGGGAAATTACATGTTCCTGTTCTTTTCAACCATAGCTGAGAGAGTTCTCCATTTTGTATTGGTTCAATTCCCCGGGCCTCAGACTCATTCCAACTGTTCTTGGGTCCTAACTTGTTTTATACATGTAAGTTTTTCATGCGTCAGTTTTCCACTGGTCTATTTTGGACCAGgttaacaaaaaacaaaaaacaatgaacAGATGAAAAATGTTAGTTTGCTCATGTAGAACGTGGCCCAACACCTGCCACAATATGATAGATCATGTCCACTCAGGAATGACACTGGAAACGGTCCAAAATTTGccaaaaatagattttatatgTACACATCATATTCATATCAAATCTTAAGCAAATTGTCATTAAATCATCATTATTTCAAGCTATCGTTTCCTAGGTCAAGATGAAAATTCTggtgtttcaaaataaaatccaaattcTGAAAATTTTACATCGCCACAATATTCAGGTAAATTAATGAATGCAGTTTGAATGGCCTAAAGGGACTATGTAGAGGGTTAGTGAGTGGGTGAAGTGGTGTGGGAGGCAGGGTGGTTCTATTACTCAGGTAATGGTTTACAAAGTCTCTCATGTTGACACCTACACTAATACAATTCAAAGAATGTGGTTTCTAGTCACTATGTTATGTTTGTAGTTGATTTCAACAAGGTCATCTGGCTGGTGAAGACTGATCTTAAAATGAGAACCGTCAGTTACTAGTATCACTGCTGTGTGCGCTGATCAACATTTCAGGATGCTGTGgataaaatatcaaatcaatagATGAGTAAAGCGTTTACCTAGCATAGCCGATGATGAGGCTGCCGAACACGGTTCCAATTCCAGCTCCTGAGCCGGCTACACCCACTGTAGCAGCACCAGCACCAATGAACTTGGCGGCAGTGTCAATGTCCCGTGAGACAGCGCTGGTCTGGAAGGACCGGGTCAGAACTGCAGACTGGCTGATTGGCAACAGAGCCTGGTAGAGGGGAAACTACAGTTCATGCCACTGTTGCATCAATTGAGAGGAGACTTAAAGGCCATTTATGCATCCATTTCATTCCTTGATGCATCTTCTAAGTCAGCTATATAGTACCGCATAAGCAATGAAAACACAGGAGGGGATGCAGACACAAATTGTGAAACCCAATATCAAACAAATATAAATTTAATGTCAGAATGGAAGATAAAGTTCTGCAAGAAGAGGGacagcagaagaaaacatgCAGTGAGTGAATTAGGGTAGCAGTGTAAAAACGGccctccaacccccccccccatttagGACATTAGAGGTAGGAAGAGTTTTAGTTTACAGTTTGATGAGGGCAAAATGCCAATAATGAACAATCAGGTTTTACTATGCATGTATAAGAAGGGCAACTATCCCTGCTGTTATACATTCTAATCAATAAATGACATCACATGCACGTCATGGTATTTGTTGTGTTGGCTGGAAGACCAGAGCCATTTATAAACAACTGGGTTCAGGATGATTGAAGGCTTAAGGACTGACCTGCTGCTCCACTGTGGCTTCAGGTCTGTTGAAGAGGGAGACGGAGACTGGCCGTGCGAGGACTCTGGACCCCCCACGCAGCTACAGACAAACAAGTTTACAACATTAGCACATTGACAATGCCActtatttcacacattttcaagaACAAATACCAAACCTAGGGGCCAAAACTAAGACAGGTTTACTTTTATTGCAAAGTGAAGTTACCTTGCATTAAATCGTTGGGTTTTCGGATCAGCTAAAACATTGCAATTCTGATAGAATGCTTCAACATTTGTGTAAATGCAGCCTGTTGTCAGTTATatgatcatttatttcaaatattcatattcattcatttgaagcTGCCCCAGGGATTGAAAAAGGTTCAAGTCAACAGATGAAGAAAGTACATTACATGCGTCAAGATAATTGTTTTCAAAGACTAGAAATTGCACTAACCACATTAACTAAAACCAGTGAAAGTAACTGGTATAATTTATCATTATAAGTGCTTTAAGACACTTGATTCtgtcaaaaataaatgagaaaagagacATTCTACTTCAAGACTGCCAAAATGATTATACTTATTACCAATACAATTCAAATTATGGTTAatgcaaattattattttttataaatatgcTACATCTCACAGGTAGGTTAGATATAGGTATGAGGGCAATGTAgctacacacactgaaatgattTCTATCTGTAGAAGATTTTTCTATATCATTTCTaccatgaaaaatgacttgtgttaacaattaacatttaacatttaacatgatGAAGGCACTTGACAAGGTACATAcataatacaaaatgtaaaccaTACTTTGGCGTTTTACTTTTGCCACTTTACTCAATATTtcattaaacaaaaacacaagaggaagatCTTGGATGGATAATgagaataaatatgaaaaaaaaaaaattgaaaatcatACTCCAAACCTctctaaactaaaaataaaatcaggccTGAATTTGAATTTTCCTTGTATATGCTTTGCAATTGATGGCAAAATTTCACTGAGCATTTCTGCTAACCCCTACAATTACATTATGACTAACTGGACGTCAGTGATGTTGTGCCTGTCCCACTGAACAAAGTGTTGTCCTCCACAACACCTGCATGTCTAACATGCCGTACATGCTGTAGAGTCAGCTGACGTCCAAATCGAACCAACTGTGCAACTATCAAAGAGCACGGACcaaaatatttgtcatttgGAATTGCATCCTGGAATACATAAGGACGTAAAAAAGCTCATGCAGTACAGAACATGGTCAACCTTTGGTGTCATGTCAttgaaatgtaacattttgcATTCCACAGGTTACATTTCAGTGAAGTTCCATTCAGATTTTAAGAATAGCATTACACTGAAAAGCTTCACACAAAGTTACTAATGCTCTGTTGATGtcccccaccctcacccccaAAATTATACTTGTACATATCTGAATAATATTATTCCCATAAAGTATTTCAGCTGACATaccacagcaggagaagtgACAAACTTGGCGCAGGCATACATGGCTggaagctggagagagaagaaacattTTAGATCTATAATTAGTATTCTCATTCAGTCCCTCCTGGCTGATCAAGCAGCAGAGTCAGTGATCAGGCAACAGGCTGTAGCAGGAATCAAACCTGAAACTTGAGAGACAGTGCAaccaccaacacaaacaaataaaaggaaGCCATCTAGAGGTTGTGATGGAATTGAACATCAGACATTGAATCAAAGTAGTACACTACTGTAACATTCCTCCAGTGACTTTCCAGggaacttaaaaataaaagaattgtGCAGACTTGCATGGGCTGAACATACAGGTTCAAAAAGGTGATAGATACAGCTGTAGCATTACTGTAGACAGACACAACTGGGTTCACAGCTCAGGGTCAAAGTACACACAGTCATGTAAGTAAGTTACCAGTGCATGAAAAAAGATCTCCATGGGAAATAATCACTTTCATGGTAAACGTCCTGGCCAAAGAGGAAAGTGGAAGCACACAATATGCAAAGTCTGGCAACAAGTAGCTGGAGAGGAGCGATTCAGGTCTGTTGATCCTGGACAGCCCAGCCAAGAGGCTAATCCAACTAAAACTACTGCGGAGGATAACCTCCAGATAAACCACTAAACATCCACACATGCTGCTGAATGAATGGCTATAACACTCCCACTATCAGGCGCCATTAATGTTCGCTGGAACCTTGAGGACGCCTACAAGATCCACCTAGTCCAAGACGAACAAAAATTAGTGATTACGAAAAATAAAAACACGATTTTATTCATTGCAAGGAAGGTCAGCTTGCATAATTGTTTCAGCTATTTAGACCAAGGTTTTGCCGACTGTCCTCTGGAAGAAGGGAAGCGCCGAAGACAAGCTAAGTGGCTAAGCAGTCTACAGACTTGAAGGTCAAAAATGAACCACAGACTGTTACGTCGGGCCTGAAAAGCAAACGCGTTGCACTCATTGATACAACACACCTATTGCAGTGAAATGACAAAGGGCGACACGACATCGCAGGTCTGAGAGAGGGATGTCCTTGCAGCGGCAGACTGACTGAGAGCACGGTAGGCCCCAGACTGTCAGACATTTTACATTCTGTCAATTCAACTTGGCCGCGCGGTGGCCGGAGTGTGACCAGTTACTTGCACCGGCAGTAACGCTACGACAACCCCAATGCAGTCCGCATGTTTTATTACCGCGCTATTGCCGGCAACATAGGTAAGACAGTGGGAAGCACACCAGTCGGCTCATTCCTAGCGGTATTTGAGTAGCCAACTTAGCTTGCTAGCTTCCGAATGTTAGCAATGACAGCTAGCTTTACATGATGTTCCTGACGACTCACACAGTAAACTTTAAATGTCAGACAAACATGAACTTAAAATACGGACTAACGTAAGTACAAATGAGGTATTGGAGCGGCGAAAGACGAATATTACCGGTTTGTTTCGGCTTTCGGGAGGTCCGAATACGCTGCTCTTGCACACGGCGACAGTAAGTGAGTGTGGGACGTTTTAGACCATCACCTTGTGATTTATAAGCTCAGCGTCTACATCCTAAACGCCGATTGGCCAGAGAGAATCCCACTTCATTCGTAATTTGCCAACGTACAGCACTCTAGCCTATCGGATATAGCTTTATTGAACAACGAGGTTTTTCACTGGCCAGAATGTTTAAAGAGGGCGGGACCGAAGGAACTTTCATTAATTCTATTGGACAGTGCTGCTGGAAATGAGGAGTTTACAAGGAACGACCTTTCAAAGCACATCCAGTGTCCTATGTAGCTATTGGTTAGTCTAACGGAAGTCCCGGCTTTTTCCAAATTTAGTATTGAGCCCTGTATTAATAGAGTTCCATTGGCAAATTCTATTACTTTGGAAGATACACACAGCTTCTCACCCCACAATGCCATAGTTGGTAACTGGATGACAGAAGGTAACTATTAAGATAAAAACTTTTGCATTAAACACAATTTACACTATTagcaaaatattttatttgtttataataaAGTATATAATGAATTACCAACATATTCATCCACAATTGGCTTCACTTTGCATGCAGTTATTCTTTTCTTAGACATGACAAGCTAATTTAAGGTAGACAGAATAATGACAATATTTTACCCCATTTTGATAAGGATTTTATCTCTTCATATAATGCTCTGTACAACAGAGATACATTTTAAGACAAGAGTAATGTACATTTACTgaggaaaaaattattttgagtaAATTATTTGAGGACATAGTTATTGATAATACTGAAATTCTGAATGGGAATttgaaatgtgaatttgaaatacaaatacagaaaatggtTGAAATAGCAGTTCAAGTATTTAAAGAAGCTGAAATTTAAGCAGTGAATGGAGATGGAGTGCCAATTTATGTGTAAATCAGGTGAATCAGTTGAAATCATGATTCCCATAAATAAACCAAGGTAGTGGACAAATTATAATTtcgacctgatgatggtgcagTAAGTAAAAAGCCAGAGGATCatttacaattcatcctgagggggacatgagTGTAACACAGTTCATGTGAATGCATCCAATAGTGGCTCATATATTTCAATCTGGAACAAACCGACCACAATTGTCATCCCTAGAGCTACACTGTAAAACTGGAGAATGGGACAATGACACAATGaaaggaagaaacaaaaaacagtagGATAAAACAGAAGTTAGGGAAGGAAGGATTAAAGtacataaaaaatatagatGTAATGTTACCTAATTACAGTGTGTGGTGGGTGATGACACGAAACACTGTGAGAAACAGATAGCGTCAAGGAGAGTCAGAAAGACAGGCGTAGGCCAGCAGGGAATGGAAGCGTTTTGGTTTAAAAACGACAGCTGCATCGAATTATCAggtataaagtagcagaaaatggaaatattcaagtaaagtgaaaaacagaccTAGGTACAGTAGGCTACTTTATTAAATGTAGTTATCAAGGTAGTTGGTCACTACTGC
This genomic window from Pempheris klunzingeri isolate RE-2024b chromosome 17, fPemKlu1.hap1, whole genome shotgun sequence contains:
- the atp5mc1 gene encoding ATP synthase F(0) complex subunit C1, mitochondrial, with product MYACAKFVTSPAVLRGGSRVLARPVSVSLFNRPEATVEQQALLPISQSAVLTRSFQTSAVSRDIDTAAKFIGAGAATVGVAGSGAGIGTVFGSLIIGYARNPSLKQQLFSYAILGFALSEAMGLFCLMVAFLILFAM